TGGTTTCGCGCTTAGATGCTTTCAGCGCTTATCCATTACAGCGTAGCTACCCGGCGATGCATTTCACAACCGGTACACCAGAGGCTGCGGAAGCATGTTCCTTTCGTACTTGTGCTTCCTTCCTCTCAGACCAACCACACCTTCAATAGATAACGACCGAACTGTCTCACGACGTTCTGAACCCAGCTAGCGTCCCCCTTTGATCAGTGGACACCTGCACCCTTGGCTGCTGCTGCACAGCCAGGAGGGGGGGAGCCGACAGCGGAGAAGCAATGCGCCTCGTCGATGTGGACTCTCGGAGGCCACGACTCCATTTTAGGGGAGAGTATCAAATGCTACTCTCTATAGGGAATGGATCTGAGATTTCAAAAAATCATAAATTTTTTCTTTTTTATCAAATTTTTCTAAATTTTTTTTTACTGATGTTAAATGTTTTAACAGATAAATCAAGAATTTGATTTTTTTGAAATCCCGTCCAATTCTTACTATCCCCACCAACTTTAACTCCATCTATAAACCTTACTTCACTCGCAAATTTTTTAATATCATTCTTTCTTTCCAGTGTTATATTTTCTCCAGATGTCCTTGGGGAAAATCCAAATTTTTTGATAATATCAAAAAAATCTTTTCTTAATGTTGGGTTTTTGCATGTCAATTCTATTCTTCGTCTTATTTCCCAACCTTTATTTCTTTTATTCCATCTAACCCCAATTGAAATACTTCCATCTGTAGAAAATATTATGCTCAAAAATTTCTTTAATGACGATGCTGGTAATTTATGAATTCTGGCAACTCTACTTTTGGGAATTTTTTGTCTTTAAATTGTTTTCTTCTAAAATTTTGAATTTTAGTCATTTCACCCAGTATTTTTACTGTTTTTTTACTTGTAACTTGTGTTCTTATAGTTCCATTAATTTCTACTCTTCTAGTAAAATGAACGTTTCCGAATATTTCTACAATTTTTTCTCTAAAGATTTTATGTAGAATTTCTGATTTGTTGTGAAACACTATAAATCTCGAGTTGGATACACAACCATCTGTTAGTAAAAGACCAACTAGTATTGCTAGATTTTCTTAATTTTCTTTCAAATTCTCCCCGAGAATTATTAACTTTTTATATTTATATGAATCACAATTCACTTCCTCAATAATAGGGACATTTGTTAGTGGAGTTCTTGGTGGGTGGTGGGTTACGGGTTAGATCTTCTCAGATCCATTATCCCCGAGTTCGCCATATGCGAGCATATACTCAGCATATTGTAGCTTTTCTGATACCACCGGGCCCCATTAAGGGGCACACGATGTATCGCTAACCCACGCTTTCGCGGCTGGATTCTTTATTTTTCAGAATCCAGTCAAGCCAGCTTTTGCGTTTGCACTCTACTCCCGATTTCTGTCCGGGATGAGCTGACCTTTGGGCTCCGTTGATCGATTGTCAACGGAGTACCGCCCCAGCCAAGCTGTCCATCTAGCATTGTCCCGCTGTCGCGGTGAGCATTATGTTTTTGAAAGGGTAGTGTTCCATTGTCGTCTACACTTGACCCGAAAGCCAAGCTTTAGCGACTCCTACCTACGCTCTGCATCCAAAAACATAATACAGCACCAGACTACAGCAAAGCTCTCCGCTAGGATGAGTGATTATAAATATTTTCTAATTCTGAAAAAGATTTTCTGACTGGAAAATAACCAAGTTTTTTCCATATTTTTAACTTTATTAAAATCCAATCGTTGTAAAAACCAAAATTATTCATCCATTTCCTGAGATTTTTATTTCCATATATTCTTATCATAAAACCATTAGTTTTTTTAATTTCCTGTAAATTGTAGGTAAATTTGAAAATTCTCAAGACATTAGAGACTTGTATTGCAAGTTTCCTTGACTTAGTATAAAATTCTAATCGAGGTTGAGTATGAAGTCCATTTTTATTTTTCTTAAATGAAAGGGAAAAATCTGTATCACCCAAACCTCTCATAAAATTTTTTAATAAACTTTTCTCATTGAGAATAATTTCTGGTATCTCCACTTGTTCCTTTTTCCCAACTGGTAATTTAAGAAAGTCTCTTTTAAATTCAAAAATTTTCTTTGAATTTACTATTAATAATATTGTGTTGTCCTTCTTTCTTTCTAGTAAAATTGGGGTGACATCGTATATTTTACTGATCAGTTTCTGAAGTTTTATGTAGAAGTGCTTCTCATTTAAAAGATTCCCACAATATGTTATTCTAAAAATTCTCTTGTAATAGGAATACATATTCCCATCTCCTATATGTACTCCTGTCTCATATGCTATTTCTGGTGTGACTTTCATTTGTACCAATTATACTATTTTACATTTTTCAATAAATGAATCACTCATCCTATCTACGGGGTCTTCGCTTCCCATTGAAGGTCTGTGGCATGTTCACCACAAGGCAGTTTCACTAGGCCTCAGTTTGGGACAGTGAGGAGATCGTTAAGCCATTCAAGCGGGTCGACAATTAATCGACAAGGGATTACGCTACTTTACGACGGTCAGAGTTACCGCCGCCGTTTACCGGGGCTTAGCTCGGTTGGAACCGAGTTTAACACACCGGCACTGGGCAGGCCTCAGGAACTATACTAAGGATTTCTCCTTGGCAGTCCCCTATGTTTTTGTTAAACAGTCGCCTCCTCCTTGTCACTGCGACCTGCGGTCCTTGAGGGACCACAGGCACCCCTTATACCGAAGGTACGGGGCCATTGTTGCCGAATTCCCTAAACTGAGTTAACCTAGCCGTCTTCCCCTTCTCAGGGAGGGGCACCTGTGTCGGTTCTGAGTACGATCACGAGAAATCCTTTAAAGAACCGTTTTCACTGTCTCCAGGAATCAGCAGAACTTACCATAAGGCAAGCTCTTCCACCTTCATTTGGTTCTCTTCTTGATGAATCTCCCCAAATTTGAGTGGCTAACTTGCGTCCGCCTATCCCGAAGCGTCCGGTTCTTTACTTGCGTCACCGCACGTATTCTCGTGGTATCGGAATATTAACCGATTTCCCTTTCCCCAAGTTCAGTTAAGGCTTGGGTTAGGATCGACTAACTGCCAGATGATCGACATTGCTGGCAAACCCTTGCCCCTAAGACGGTCGGGGTTCTCACCCGACTGCGCTGCTACTTGCATCAGGATTTTCATTCCTTGACGGTCCACAGGATCTCACGACCCTGCTTCTACCCATCAAGGACGCCTTCCTACCACATTCCTTTCGGAGTCCAAGGTCTCGGTAGCTGACTTAGTGTCTTCCATTTTCAGAGCCTATATCCTCGGTTGGTGAACTGTTTTACGGCAGCAGGATTCATCCAATAATGGCTTATTCTTCATAAATCCGATGACCGTCATTCTTTCATTCAACCCTGCCACTTACGTACTCTTTAAAGGATGGCTGTTTCTAAGCCTACCTCCCAACTGTCTGAGGATATAGACATCCTTCTACATTTGGTCAGCATTTTAACACCTTAACCTTGGTCAAGGTTTTTCCCTTCTCGGAGGCCCAGCTTACCCGGGCACCCTCACTTTTGGCCATCTACGACGATAGGAGATTCGGAGTTTAACAGGAAAGCTGAGGATTTCTCCCCTTGACTTTCCAATTGGTAGCTCTACCCTCCTATCTATCTCCGGCCAGGCTGCACTGGGATGCATTTCGGAAGGAACCAGCTATCTCCCGTTTCGATTGGCTTTTCACCCCTAACCCCAGGTCACCCGAGAGATTGGTCCTCATCATCGGTAGCAGTCCTCCATCCGGCTTTCGCCAGACTTCGACTTGCCTAGGGTTAGATCAACGGGCTTCTGGTCTTATCCCAGTGATTTATAGGCGCTTATCACACCCTGGGCCACGCAAGCTACGCCCATATCGCTTTCGCTACGGCTTTCGCCTCACCACTGAGATAAACTCCCTGACCCATTCTTCAAAACGGATGTTGCAACACTGATAGACTTTCGTGCCGCAACTGCCTATATCTGCCTGGCTTCAGGCTCTTTTCACCTCCCGTTAAGGATACTTTTCAGTTTTCCCTCACGGTACTAAATTCGCTATCGGACTTCGGTTATGTTTAGGGTTGGATGTTAATGCCACCCAAATTCTCGATCCATATCCAAGGACCGATACTCAGGATTCCTGCCATTTCCCTTCTTGATTTCCCCTACGGGGCTATCACCCTCTATGGCATCCCTTTCCAGGGAACTTCGGGTCATCAAGCTAGGGAAGACACAGGTCCTATAACCCCACATCCTTATTAGCTCATCGCTAACAAGTTCGGTTTGCCCTCTGCCGCTTTCAGTCGCCCTTACTAACGGCATCTCAGTTGATTTCTCTTCCTGCGGGTACTAAGATGCTTCAATCCCCCGCGTCCGACTTCCTTTCGGAATGTCCCGAAGGACAGGATTTCCTATTCAGAAACTCTGGGATCAAGTGCTGCTTGCGCATACCCCAGAATTATCGCAGCTTACCGCGTCCTTCGTCTCTACCGAAGCCTAACCATCCGCCAAGCAGAATCTTTGACCTAGGTTTTTGCTGTTGGTAAACCTATGATAGAATCATAAATGTCTCCCAATAAGGTCACAGACTTTCTTCCCTTAACCCTCCATAGCATCCTGGAGAGCCGCATCTTGTTATTTGGCTCAAATGGTGTCCATCTCATCACAAATCAGAGAGACAGTTCGTATATCATAGCCAAAATAAGGTAATTAGATGACCAATGCTTTGTTTATCGAGACATTCAGACACCTAATTACAAGAATAATTATTGAGAATCTAATATATAAATAGTTAACAGGATTTGTCTTGGGGACTTAACTTAAGGTAAAACCAATAATCTATCCAGAATGAATACATTCAACTCAGTATCTTGTGAACAAAAAAAGGCAACATTAAACCTTTCTAAAACCTCTTTCTAATTCGGGGATATTTTCAATTGAAAAACTCTCACCCTTGTTTTTTGTTTTTAAAACTCTTTTAAACAATCTCTTCTCCTTTTTTATGGATATTTTTCTGTTTTTGACCATATTATTCAATTTTATCAAAAAACCTTTGTTTTTTTCATCCATTTTTCTAGAAAACCTATAATAAGTGTTATATTCCTTTGGAGAAGACCTCATAACACTTCTTAGAATCCTATCCTGAAATCTTTTACTCCTTTCTCTTAAAAGATCCTTTAAAACTGAATAGGAAACAAACTCGCAGAAAACCTCATCACCTATATCATCTCTAAACTGAGAAAAATGATGAGTTAAGCCGTGTAAAACGTGCTGAAGAGCGGCATAATATCTTCTTTTCAACAAAGAAGAGTTCAAACATACATACTTCCTGTTTTTATAAATTAAAAAGAACTCATTACACTCTTCATTTTTTGGAAATTTGAATACTCTTATTCTTATTTTATCTAATCTTCTTTTTGTGAAATTTGATGGAGAATAGTTCAATAGGTAGTTCTTGCTTATTAAAAGATCTTTTTTTAGTCTTCTGACCAATTCAATGTCACAATCCTTAAATCCTATATCCGGAAACATGAAATATCAAGGTATGTTTGTATTTTTATCCTTTTAGTAATTGTGTTAGAAATGATAGAAAAATACTTTCTAATGGACTGAAGGGGATTTGAACCCCTAGCCTCCTGCGTGCAAGGCAGGCGATCTACCGAATTGATCTATCAGCCCTCGTCTAAATAATTTGGCTCATATCTTTATAAATTGTTTTTTCATTCATCCATTGAATTAAAAATAGAAGGATGTAAAGGAAAGGATACAATTGTAGTCCTAGTTTTGGTGTCTGTCAGTAAAATATAAAGGAGGTGATCCAGCCGCACGTTCCCGTACGGCTACCTTGTTGCGACTTAGCCCCCCTCGCGGAACCCAAATTCGACATTCCCATTAAGAGAACGCCTCATTTGGACTCCACTCGGATGGCTTGACGGGCGTTCCACGGAATGGAGCTCTCACTCCCTATCCTGTTTGCACGAGCTGTGACGTTCTAAAATAAGTTTAAGAAGTCTATTTTTTTCTATTTCTACGTTTTTTCCTCTCATCGCTTTGCAACCTTCTAAAAAACCGATTTTTTCCTTGAATTTTCTAATTTCTGACAATTTCTTTATATATATTAATGATTTCCCCCTAATTTTCACTTTAATTCCCACCTTTTCGAACATTTCAATTATTTGTTCCCTAAGTTTTGGATGAGTAACCCTGATAATTACTTCATCATTTCTTTTGTCTTTTCCAATAACCACACCACCCTCGCAGGAACAGAATATTCTAAGATATTTCGCTATATTGTCTGGATTTGCATTCAATATGGTTTTTGGAAATGTTGTGGGGGGAAATTTTTTTCCGTCTGAAATAAGAGGCTCACAAATATTACATGAAGGGCCTAACTTAATTTTTCTTTTTGTTACTGGACATGCATTTTGTTTTCCACTAGCACAAGGCTTTGTTCTAAAACTTCTACTTAATTCAAGGAGTTGTCTTCCAAGGTCTTTAGAGTAAATGACTAATTGTTTTTTACCTTTTTTGTGAACCTCTTGCCCAAGTTCTTCAGCAATTTCTCTGAATTTACTTCTGAGTTCTTCACATTTATTTGTAAAAACAATTGCCACTTCCTTCTTTCTAACTCGAACATTTCCTTCTGCTAGTAGCATTACTACTAATTCATTCACTGTCTCTTTCATGTAAATATTTGTGTGTGCAAGTAGTTAAATTTAACGTCACAGTCCCTGTGTGCTTCTCCAAGAGCCAGAATCAACTGAGCCCTTTAAGGAGCAGGGACATATTCGACAAACGATAGTGACGTTTGCCTACTAGGAATTCCAGCTTCACGAGGGTGAGTTACAACCCTCGATCCGTACTGAGTATGAGTTTATGAGATTGGCTTCCCCTTTCGGGGTTGCAACCCATTGTCTCATACATTGTAGGCCGCGTGTAGCCGGGGAAATTCAGGCCATACTGACCTACCGTCGCCCACACCTTCCTCTGGTTTATCACCAGCGGTCTCCTACGAGTGCACCCTTGCGGGTTAGCAACATAGGACGTGGGTCTCGCTCGTTAACGGACTTAACCGCACGCTTCACAGTACGAGCTGACGATGGCCATGCAACACTTCTCAGCTTGTCTGGTAAGCCCTTCAGACTGACCTTCATACTGCTGTCGATCCCCGTAAGATTTCCGGCGTTGAATCCAATTGAACCGTAGCCTCCACTCCTTGTGTGCTCCCCCGCCAATTCGGGGAGAAGAAACCATTTTAAAATTTTTAATCTCTTAATTTTTTCAGGATGTAAACTTCCTATTTCATCAATAAATCTTAATATGGCGTCTCTTTTAGTTATTCTGAATTACCAAACACCACCACAAGTTGTTAAATTAGTAGATTTAATACCTATCTTCATTAATGTTTCTCTAATGAATTGCAAAGATTCTCTATTTTGTTGACTGAATATTATATACTTTTGAGAGTTTTTGTTTATTTTTTTGGGAAGTCCACCTTCTGCATCAAAGAATCCCTTAATATAATTAATTTTAACTTCCGTATTACTTCCTTTTATCTGTGTTGGTGTTTCCCAATCCTTTTGTGGAATTTTTATTTCTGATATTTCTTTAAGCTTCGTAGTAATTTCTTTTGAATTTATTCTCAGTATCCAATATCCCTTCATATGTCTAAGGATATTTCCTCCCTTACCAAACTCTGTTTCAAAAACTCTTTGAAGTAACTGTAACCACTTTTTGTCTTTCTGGGCAATCTTAATCTCGTAATTTTTTCCTCTTCTTATATCTAATGTAGCATCTCGTAGAGCTCCTAATAGATATGCTATTCTTTTATTCATGTTATATTTTATTCATTTTTAAATTTTAAGTGTGTTCTCGGGCTTCTTCTCTTTCCCTTAAGTTTGTTGTATAGGGAAAGCACTACCAATTCGGCTTTCTCCACATTTCAACCTTGCGGTCGTACTCCCCAGGTGGCCCACTTAACACCTACGTTCCGGCACTACAAACCCTCGTGAGGTTTGTAACACTAAGTGGGCATCGTTTACGCCTAGGACTACCGGGGTATCTAATCCCGATCGCTCCCCTAGGTTTCGTCCCTCACCGTCGGACCTGTTCCAGGTAGACGCCTTCGCCACCGGTGGTCCCACTAGGATTATAGGATTTTACCCCTTCCCTAGTAGTACCTCTACCCTCTCCCAGTCCCAAGTCTTGCAGTATCCCCAGCAAGCCCACCAGTTTTCCAGTGGATTTCACTAGGGACTTACAAGACCGGCTACGGACGCTTTAGACCAACTAATACTGGATACCACTTGGGGCGCAGGTATTACCGCGGCGGCTGGCACCTGTCTTACCCACCCCTTATTCTCCGAGCTATTTCTACTCGGAAAAAGCCTATGCAGAGCATAGGCACTCCGGATTCCCTCATCGCGCGTTAGCGCATAGTGAAGGTTTCGCGCCTGCTGCATCCCGTAGGACCTGGATTCATGTCTCAGAATCCATCTCCGGGCTTCCACTCTCATGGCCCGTACCCGTTATAGCTTTGGGGGTCCGTTACACCCCCAACAGGCTGATAGGATATAGTCCCATCCTAAAGCGGCGGACCTTTCGGCATTCTATCATTCCAGACCAGAATGCCTATCAGGTATTAGCCTCAGTTTCCCGAGATTATCCCTGACTTTAGGGTAGGTTAACTATATATTACTGAGCAGTGCGCCGAGTCCCGAAGACTCTCGACTCGCATGGCTTAGTCGAATCCGGATAGCAGTATCCTCCGGCAGGATCAACCGGAATTGGTTGGAGTTCACACACCTACTGCATCTTACTGACAAATTTCACCAACTAGGACTACAAACTTAAGCATCAGCTTAAGATTGGCATCTATACTCTCCCTTACTGTTCATCGAGTTCAAACAAAATTAATTGTCTGGAAACTATTTAAAAGTTCCTAAAGTATTTTAATGTAATCCTTAGTATTTAAATTTGTAACAATATTTTGTCGAATTTCTAATCAAATTAAATACTTTTTGAGGTTAGGTTTTTTAATTTGCAATACTCATTTAATTTCATGCGAAAAATGATATCTTTTCTAATACTTTTAATTCTACCTTCAGTAGTCTTAGGAGGAACAATCTCACTGACAACCTCAATAACCACAGATAAATTTACATCTGAAGGTGGGATAATAGAAGTTTCTTTGGCTAATTATGGGGACGAGCCGGCATACAACACTCAATTATCAATAATTTCAGATTATTTTTCAGCTGACCCGGTTAATGTTGGTATCCTAGGAATAAACAATCCAATAACAAAAAATATCACACTAAAGTCAAAGAATGTTTTAAAGGATGGAAATTATCCAGTTGTTTTATTGGTGGAATATACAGATGCCAACGGTTATCCATTTTCATCCGTATCACCCATAAACATAATCTACAAAAATTCATATCCATCAAGAATTACTGGAGCTTTTGAAAGTATAGAAGTCGATGGGAATAGACCAAAGAACCTTGTCATGAAATTGAAAAACATGGATCAGGTTGACCACAATATAAAAGTTAAATTGGTTTTACCAAATGAACTTTCTTCAGATGAAACGGAAAAAAGTATTTCAATAAAATCAAAAGAAGAGAAAAGTATAATATTTAAGGTCTCAAACTTTGCCGGCATTCCAGGAAGCAGTTACGTTGTTTTAGGTATTATAGAATATGAAGATGAATATCAACACTCGTCAATCTCCAGTGGTATAGTTAAGATAGTTGAGGGGAAGAGTTTATTCAAACCATCTAAGATTGTAATCTTTTCTATTGTTGGTGTGTTGCTACTGATGCTCATTTTATACCAATTAAAAGGAAAAATAGAGGTTAAAGTCAGTGGAAAAAAGAAAAAATCATAGGGTGAAAAAAGTGAATGTGCTGATAATAGTTGGTATATGTGTAGTCTTGGGGATACTTGGGCAATTGTCTATGAAAAAAGGTATGAATGAAGTCGGACAGATAGGAATAAAAGATATTTTTTCTAAAAAATTGTTTTCAATTGTTTTCCAGAAGTATGTTTTCATAGGAATATGTTTCTACGTTCTTGGAAATATGTTCTGGTTGATAGCCCTATCGATGGCGGAATTAAGTTATGTATATCCCCTCATAGGTACGGGTTATTTGATCACTGCTATATTATCCTGGCTTTTTTTCGGAGAATCAATGACTTTTATGAAAATTTTGGGAATAATCCTCATTTCTTTGGGAGCATATTTGATTGTAATAAAGGTATGAGGAATGAAGAGGATAAACACAGAAACAATATTAGATTTCCTTATACTCTTAGCAATAACACTCTTCCTATTTAGTTATTTTAAACCTTCTCTCCTCTTTTCAAATACTGAAATTAGTGCAGGAGATACAGTAGGTCACTTCTTCGGTACATATTATATGAACAAATATCTAATACCCCATGGTAAATTGATTGGCTGGTGCCAAGAATGGTTTTTGGGTTATCCTGCATTCCAGTTCTATTTTCCCCTAGTTTTTTTTATAACAGGGCTTCTTGCTTATTTCATCCCAATATTTATTTCATTTAAAATAGGAAGTGTGTTGGGAGTATTCTTGCTTCCAATATGCACATATTTTTGCTTCAAGTTAATGAGATTTAAATTTCCAGTACCATCTATTGCAGCCACGCTGACACTCATACTTTTATTCCTTGAAAGAGTCTCTAAGGATCAGATATATTCTATGTGGGGAGGTAATATACCAAGCGTATTGGCAGGTGAGCTCTCATATAATTTCAGCCTTTGTCTGGCTGTTTTATTTATGGGAATACTTTACAGAGTTGTTGAAGAGAAGAAGAATGTAATAAAAGGTGCAATAGTATTTTCATTGGTTGTTTTAAGCCATGCAATAGTTGCAATATTTACTGGATTGGTTTCCTCCTTTTATTTACTTTCCAAGAAAAATTTTTTCCGAAATTTTATTCAGTTGTTAAAGGTTTTTGGGTTGGCATTTATGTTGGCTGCTTTTTGGATAGTTCCTATGGTATTCAAGACAAAATATACTGTCCCACATGTATGGGGTTTCCCCGGAAGAAAATCAGAACTTATTGCGATGTTATCACCAGAACCAATTAGATTTATTTATATTGCTGCAATTATTGTAATTTTTGTTGCAATAATTAAAAAGGAAAAGAGATGTTTGTTTTTCGCCTATTCTGCATTTCTTGCTTCTTTCTTTTTTCTAATTTCTCCCACACTAAATGAAATGCATTTCCCAGGATTTGAACATCTTCAATTGATAAAATTTTTGCCTTTCCTCTATCTTTCTGTCATTCTAACAGCCGCTAGTGGTTTTTCATTCATAACAGATAATTTAAATGGAAAATGGATTGTTGCCATAATAGTATTGTTATTATCCATCTACTGGGTTAATGAAAATGAAACCTACATCTCTCATTGGATAAAATGGAATTATGAAGGTTATGAAGGAAAGAGATTGTACATGGATTATAAAAAAGCCAATGAGTTTTTATCCACTACCAAAAAAGGCAGGATAGCATTTGAATATGATCCACAAAAGTATGACCAAGGTTTAGGTAGCTCGAGGGCAACAGAAACTATACCAAATTTCTCTGGCAGACCTATAACCGAGGGGACACACTTTCAGTCAGCCTTCTCTGGGCCCTATATATACAATGCTCACTGTGAATATTCAAGCGGCTGTTCATGTCTCTTTGGGCCAATCACAAATGGTTGCCCTTCTTTCAATTTTGATAGAGGTACAAAGCATTTGGAAATGTTTAATGTAAAATATTTCTTTGTTTCCTCAGACAAGGTTAAAAATATATTGAGAAACAGAACTGATTATAAGATGGTTTATGGTCCAGCTGAATTTGAAATATGGGAATTGTTGACGCATTCTGGAAATTATGTTGTAGTTCCTGATTATGAGCCAGTGGTAGTCAAATCAAAAAACTGGAGGGAATTGTCATACCAGTGGTTTGAGAATGATGAAAAGATGGACGTACCTTTAGTTTGGGTTAAAGAAATAAATGAAGTTGAAAAGAAAAGATTCATAAAAAGTCTTGCCGAACCCAGTCTTCCAGAAATACCAAAAGTCAAGCTTGAAAATAGTGAATGTTTTATAAATAATGAGGTTATAGAAGAAGAGAGAGTTTCATTTGACACAAATTGCATTGGAAAACCACATATAATAAAAATATCATATTTTCCAAATTGGAAAGTTAAGGGTGCTGACAAAATTTATATGGTTTCACCGACATTTATGATGGTGTTTCCTGAAAAGGAACATGTGGAATTATATTATGGTAAGACATTTCCAGATATATTGGGAACAATTTTAAGTTTTACAGGAATAATAATTGTTATATTTTGGAAGAAGGTTGAGGGATTTATAGATGGTTTCCAAAAAAAAGGAAAAGACAAAAGTAGATAGGGTAACTATTCTTATATTTTCACTTATAGTTTTTTTAGCTGGATTTTTAAGATTATACAAACTCGATAACAGACCAGCACATTTTGATGAGGGTGGAGGGCATGCAATAGGAGCGAGGGAATTATACAATACCGGGAGATATATTTACAATCCAGATTTTCATGGACCCTTTCTTTATCATGTAACTGCATTTTCTTTTTACTTATTTGGTATGTCTGACATCACACTAAGGTTGATGCAAGCTTTGTTTGGTATAGGAACTGTAATTATATTGTTTCCTTTAAGAAAATATTTGAGCAGGTTTTCATTCTTGTTTTTGGCATTGATGATAGGAATTTCACCTTCACTTGTTTATTATTCAAGATTTGCTGTCCATGATTCATTTTTCGTATTCTTTTCCACTGCTTGTATCGTGTTTTTATTTTTGTATGATAAAGAAAGAAAAAATATCTATTTATATCTATTTTCTGCGAGTTTAGCATTTCTTTTTACCGTG
This Candidatus Aenigmatarchaeota archaeon DNA region includes the following protein-coding sequences:
- a CDS encoding LAGLIDADG family homing endonuclease, encoding MKETVNELVVMLLAEGNVRVRKKEVAIVFTNKCEELRSKFREIAEELGQEVHKKGKKQLVIYSKDLGRQLLELSRSFRTKPCASGKQNACPVTKRKIKLGPSCNICEPLISDGKKFPPTTFPKTILNANPDNIAKYLRIFCSCEGGVVIGKDKRNDEVIIRVTHPKLREQIIEMFEKVGIKVKIRGKSLIYIKKLSEIRKFKEKIGFLEGCKAMRGKNVEIEKNRLLKLILERHSSCKQDRE
- a CDS encoding 6-pyruvoyl-tetrahydropterin synthase-related protein — protein: MKRINTETILDFLILLAITLFLFSYFKPSLLFSNTEISAGDTVGHFFGTYYMNKYLIPHGKLIGWCQEWFLGYPAFQFYFPLVFFITGLLAYFIPIFISFKIGSVLGVFLLPICTYFCFKLMRFKFPVPSIAATLTLILLFLERVSKDQIYSMWGGNIPSVLAGELSYNFSLCLAVLFMGILYRVVEEKKNVIKGAIVFSLVVLSHAIVAIFTGLVSSFYLLSKKNFFRNFIQLLKVFGLAFMLAAFWIVPMVFKTKYTVPHVWGFPGRKSELIAMLSPEPIRFIYIAAIIVIFVAIIKKEKRCLFFAYSAFLASFFFLISPTLNEMHFPGFEHLQLIKFLPFLYLSVILTAASGFSFITDNLNGKWIVAIIVLLLSIYWVNENETYISHWIKWNYEGYEGKRLYMDYKKANEFLSTTKKGRIAFEYDPQKYDQGLGSSRATETIPNFSGRPITEGTHFQSAFSGPYIYNAHCEYSSGCSCLFGPITNGCPSFNFDRGTKHLEMFNVKYFFVSSDKVKNILRNRTDYKMVYGPAEFEIWELLTHSGNYVVVPDYEPVVVKSKNWRELSYQWFENDEKMDVPLVWVKEINEVEKKRFIKSLAEPSLPEIPKVKLENSECFINNEVIEEERVSFDTNCIGKPHIIKISYFPNWKVKGADKIYMVSPTFMMVFPEKEHVELYYGKTFPDILGTILSFTGIIIVIFWKKVEGFIDGFQKKGKDKSR
- a CDS encoding EamA family transporter; protein product: MNVLIIVGICVVLGILGQLSMKKGMNEVGQIGIKDIFSKKLFSIVFQKYVFIGICFYVLGNMFWLIALSMAELSYVYPLIGTGYLITAILSWLFFGESMTFMKILGIILISLGAYLIVIKV